A single genomic interval of Hemibagrus wyckioides isolate EC202008001 linkage group LG13, SWU_Hwy_1.0, whole genome shotgun sequence harbors:
- the dnmbp gene encoding dynamin-binding protein isoform X1, protein MEAGSVVRAVFEFLPSVSEELPLFTGDVVEVLSVVDEFWLLGIKDRVTGQFPSTFVESVTVPPTKAGEQLYVCISDFNSSEPDNLSLKRGDVVAGEGNVDAVWHRGRNAWGSRGLFPLSCVKELELSGRSKQLSERSAAAQDSDLPPYALGQGRALMSLHAQLDEELDFREGDLITIVAMPEPGWFQGELDGRTGIFPEGFVELLAPLRSLLPDNPMSHGQSQYLTCRMEEEEEKEEEEEERLKDSVERQTQEEDKEESGVYGIAQYDFRALEPEELDFDVGDRIQILKSLEDGWLEGQVRGRRGIFPHRFVKFEKQLEEQVPTVSGKNDTCEKEEGDSYASDHSCGQEDQAFQAHIQDGTSHEDYTVWDLDYFEKREECREACKRDTGSEISCQDRTTVQSLPQNQPDPRRQERPPPPLVHPSRTGNSGPRPLQRTNSGNLIPPRPQLPPRPSLHNRQNSTSNHSSPPEPPPVPNTRNTSLNRSNRSSSTLQSNSSWTRNKGYYASHDSRVPFSSRKSASQATNRQKKLTRHASVSDADLGTYGRGEHNIWSQEQGSNGLTMSHTLGSLSGDLEAKLTQQLLEFESSLPGRYGGNDEQPMRNNQCKDNFSRHFSIMDYSSESDIIKGFSHDSPLSSPSSSLERRKTLRPPPPRPRILRPPAPRGHTSLSNGQFCQQPYRPMRQAPRPPPPCPRPPMQHSNLLVSTEEEEGTPEEKVEEAEDALQREREIEQEREREQEQYRLLLRLEEVERDIDMYTHTAQELSAMLEEEGEEDEVARQQALENLEFCNFTVETLTLEQQQLREMTLLSAQPKSLEPAPASAATTEDPEQRMLEKRSKVIEELLQTERDYIKDLNMCKAEIIVPLQIKQVQNIDFDGLFGNIDSVIDLSTRLEEALQDTDSIGKVFLDFKSELEEVYKVYCQNHDDAIALLETYEKDENIQKQVLECLENLRAIYHEWGKTNYINLGSFLIKPVQRVMRYPLLLMELLNATPESHHDRKQLADAVSSVKEINVNINEYKRRKDLVVKYRKGDEDRLIDKISKLSMHSIIKKSNRVSSHLKHLTGIAPQIKDEAFDEAEKRFRLQERLIKSFIRDISLYLQHIRESASVKVLSAISFCDIYTERQKQLDPERFQRAHRCISDKQFTEFKERTEALVISPLNQLLSMFAGPHKLIQKRFDKLLDYDNCKERAERLKDKRVQEELQTARNNYEALNAQLLDELPKFHRAAEELFTNCMRGFAQAQRDFMFLTLGELSPLLQLPGIGGTEGNLVSLFQEEHSRVLQLLQSFSFFPENLPMPRKAYEKKTLEKPTSKKPLLNPPNCIMQTDEHRTGLLALYGPERLFQAERNFNAAQDLDVSIQEGDIVGVIKQQDPMGSQNRWLIDNGVTKGFVYSSFLKPYNPRQSHSDVSIESQSSNESGYGGSSPVFSRQNSNSTLTFNHETSSVSFSSGHTPNQASLRLSQDSNTSQRIPHTDTPSPSYPQTNQRDTPDSTYRNSSNQKELSETAVHNAANHRDYSETLSRNPANYRNSSNSSYTPPTNHRDPSDSSETDSCSSNKDSRHDASQRHTAYGSQQRQNIECSTQKRKPQYSADEYIEPEHELDGNQIYYALYSFTARCANELSISANQRVRILEFQDMNGNQEWWLGEAGGRRGYVPSTYIRKSEYT, encoded by the exons ATGGAGGCAGGCAGCGTGGTGCGTGCTGTGTTTGAGTTCCTACCCAGTGTCTCAGAGGAGCTTCCTCTCTTTACCGGTGATGTTGTTGAAGTCCTTAGTGTAGTGGATGAGTTTTGGTTGCTCGGGATTAAAGACAGAGTCACAG GTCAGTTTCCAAGCACCTTTGTTGAATCTGTCACAGTTCCCCCTACAAAGGCAGGAGAGCAACTTTATGTGTGCATCAGTGACTTCAACTCCTCTGAGCCAGACAACCTGTCCCTGAAGAGAG GTGATGTGGTGGCTGGAGAGGGCAATGTAGATGCAGTTTGGCACAGGGGTCGGAATGCCTGGGGCTCACGTGGACTTTTTCCATTATCCTGTGTGAAGGAGCTGGAGCTATCGGGCCGCTCTAAGCAGCTGAGTGAGCGCAGTGCAGCTGCCCAAGATTCTGATCTGCCTCCTTATGCTCTGGGCCAGGGACGTGCTCTGATGAGCCTGCACGCCCAGCTGGATGAAGAGCTTGACTTTCGTGAAGGTGACCTCATCACTATAGTGGCCATGCCTGAGCCTGGTTGGTTCCAGGGTGAGCTGGACGGTAGGACAGGAATCTTTCCTGAGGGTTTCGTAGAGCTGCTTGCACCTTTGCGCTCACTCCTGCCTGACAATCCTATGAGCCATGGACAGAGTCAGTATCTCACCTGCAgaatggaggaagaggaggaaaaggaagaggaagaagaggagagacTGAAGGACAGTGTAGAAAGGCAGACCCAAGAAGAAGATAAAGAGGAATCTGGTGTGTATGGAATTGCACAGTATGATTTCCGAGCTCTGGAGCCGGAGGAGCTGGACTTTGATGTTGGGGACAGGATACAAATACTTAAAAGTCTAGAGGATGGGTGGCTTGAGGGGCAGGTGCGGGGCAGAAGGGGTATTTTCCCCCACCGCTTTGTTAAGTTTGAGAAACAGTTAGAGGAACAAGTGCCCACTGTAAGTGGAAAAAACGACACCTGTGAAAAAGAGGAAGGAGACAGTTATGCTTCTGATCATAGTTGTGGTCAAGAAGACCAAGCTTTCCAAGCACATATCCAGGATGGGACAAGCCATGAGGACTATACGGTGTGGGATCTGGACTACtttgagaaaagagaagaatgCAGAGAAGCCTGTAAAAGGGACACAGGGTCAGAAATCAGCTGTCAGGACAGAACAACAGTTCAGAGTCTGCCTCAGAATCAGCCAGATCCCAGGAGACAAGAGaggccaccaccaccacttgtCCATCCCAGTAGAACAGGCAATTCAGGCCCCAGGCCACTCCAGAGAACTAACTCAGGAAATCTGATTCCACCCAGACCACAGCTGCCTCCTCGCCCCAGCCTCCACAACAGACAGAACAGCACAAGTAATCACAGCAGCCCTCCTGAACCACCACCTGTTCCTaacaccaggaacaccagccTTAACCGATCTAATAGAAGTTCTTCAACTCTTCAGAGCAATTCATCCTGGACAAGGAACAAAGGCTACTATGCCTCACATGACAGCAGAGTCCCATTCAGCAGCAGAAAATCAGCCAGTCAAGCCACCAACAGACAGAAGAAGTTGACCCGTCATGCAAGTGTCAGCGATGCTGACCTGGGAACTTATGGGCGTGGGGAGCATAATATATGGTCTCAGGAGCAGGGCAGTAATGGACTAACCATGTCTCATACGTTAGGCTCTTTGTCTGGTGACCTAGAAGCCAAGTTGACCCAGCAGCTACTAGAGTTCGAAAGCAGCCTTCCAGGCAGATATGGAGGAAATGATGAGCAGCCCATGAGAAACAATCAATGTAAAGACAATTTTTCCCGCCACTTTTCTATCATGGACTACAGTAGCGAGAGTGACATCATCAAAGGCTTTTCCCATGATTCGCCCCTGTCTAGCCCCAGCTCATCTCTAGAAAGACGGAAAACACTGCGGCCCCCTCCTCCTCGTCCCAGGATTCTCAGACCACCAGCACCTCGTGGTCACACTTCTCTTAGCAATGGTCAATTTTGTCAACAGCCCTACAGGCCAATGCGACAAGCTCCACGGCCACCTCCACCTTGTCCTCGACCTCCTATGCAGCACTCCAACCTCTTGGTCTCaacagaggaagaggagggtaCACCGGAGGAAAAGGTGGAGGAGGCCGAAGATGCtctacagagggagagagagattgagcaagagagggaaagagagcagGAGCAATATAGACTTCTCCTGAGACTTGAGGAAGTAGAAAGAGACATTgatatgtacacacatacagcacaggAGTTGAGTGCCATGctagaggaagagggagaggaggatgaAGTGGCACGTCAGCAGGCCTTGGAGAATCTGGAGTTCTGCAACTTCACTGTGGAGACTCTCACACTGGAGCAACAGCAGTTGCGAG agaTGACTCTACTGTCGGCCCAGCCCAAATCGCTAGAACCTGCTCCAGCCTCTGCAGCCACCACAGAGGATCCTGAGCAAAGGATGTTAGagaaaaggtcaaaggtcatagAAGAGCTCCTGCAAACTGAGAGAGATTACATCAAAGACTTGAACATGTGTAAGGCAGAAATCATCGTACCTCTGCAGATAAAACAG GTCCAGAATATAGACTTCGATGGGCTCTTTGGCAACATCGACTCTGTAATTGATCTCTCCACACGTCTTGAAGAAGCTCTTCAGGACACTGACTCCATAG GAAAAGTGTTCTTGGACTTCAAATCAGAACTGGAAGAGGTGTACAAGGTCTACTGTCAGAATCATGATGATGCCATCGCCTTGCTGGAGACCTATGAGAAAGATGAAAACATTCAGAAGCAGGTGCTGGAATGCCTGGAGAACCTCAG AGCGATATACCATGAGTG gGGGAAGACCAACTACATAAATCTGGGTTCGTTCCTAATAAAGCCTGTACAGAGGGTGATGCGTTATCCGCTGCTGCTCATGGAGCTCTTGAATGCCACACCAGAGTCACACCATGACAGGAAGCAGCTTGCAGATGCAGTGTCATCTGTCAAAGAAATCAATGTCAACATCAATGAGTACAAAAGAAGAAAGGAcctgg TGGTGAAGTACCGCAAAGGGGATGAGGACAGACTCATTGACAAGATCTCCAAACTAAGCATGCACTCCATTATCAAGAAGTCAAACAGAGTGAGCAGTCACCTCAAACACCTGACTGGAATTGCACCACAG ATTAAAGATGAAGCTTTTGATGAGGCGGAGAAGCGATTTAGACTCCAGGAGAGATTAATCAAGTCCTTTATCAGGGATATCTCTCTTTATCTGCAGCACATAAGG GAGTCAGCCTCTGTAAAGGTGCTGTCAGCCATCAGCTTCTGTGATATCTACACAGAGCGACAGAAACAACTGGATCCAGAGCGCTTCCAAAGAGCTCATCGGTGTATCAGTGACAAGCAGTTCACTGAATTT aaaGAGAGGACAGAGGCTCTGGTCATCTCTCCCCTCAACCAGCTGCTTTCCATGTTTGCTGGTCCACACAAGCTGATCCAGAAGCGCTTTGACAAGCTACTCGACTATGATAACTGTAAGGAGCGAGCAGAGAGGTTAAAAGATAAACGTGTGCAGGAAGAGCTGCAAACAGCAAGGAACAACTACGAGGCCCTGAATGCCCAGCTGCTGGACGAGCTTCCCAAATTTCATCGTGCTGCTGAAGAGCTCTTCACCAACTGCATGCGAGGCTTTGCTCAGGCACAGAGAGACTTCATGTTTCTCACACTGGGAGAGCTCTCTCCACTCCTGCAG CTGCCAGGTATAGGAGGCACGGAGGGGAACCTGGTGTCACTGTTTCAGGAAGAGCACAGCAGAGTTCTCCAGCTTTTACAAAGCTTCAGCTTCTTCCCAGAGAACCTTCCCATGCCACGCAAAGCCTATGAAAAGAAAACCCTTGAGAAACCGACTTCCAAGAAGCCGCTTCTAAACCCT CCAAATTGCATAATGCAGACTGATGAGCATCGGACAGGGCTACTTGCTCTCTACGGCCCAGAGAGACTATTCCAGGCTGAAAGAAATTTTAATGCTGCACAAGACCTGGATGTGTCCATTCAGGAGGGTGATATTGTGGGAGTCATCAAACAGCAAGACCCCATGGGCAGTCAGAATCGATGGCTTATAGATAACGGTG TCACAAAGGGCTTTGTTTACAGCTCCTTCTTAAAGCCCTATAACCCACGACAAAGCCATTCAGATGTTTCTATTGAGAGTCAGTCTTCCAATGAGTCAGGATATGGTGGCTCCTCCCCTGTGTTCTCACGACAGAACAGCAACAGCACACTGACATTTAACCATGAGACATCTTCCGTCAGCTTCTCTTCGGGTCACACTCCAAACCAGGCATCACTACGCCTCTCTCAGGACTCTAACACCTCCCAGAGGATTCCCCACACCGATACTCCATCACCAAGCTACCCTCAGACTAATCAGAGGGATACCCCTGACTCTACCTATAGAAATTCCTCCAATCAGAAAGAACTGTCTGAGACTGCTGTTCATAATGCTGCCAATCACAGAGACTATTCAGAGACTTTGTCCCGAAATCCTGCCAATTACAGAAATTCCTCTAACTCCAGTTACACTCCACCAACTAATCACAGAGACCCCTCAGACTCTTCAGAGACAGACTCTTGTTCATCCAATAAAGACTCTAGACACGATGCATCACAGAGGCACACAGCTTATGGCTCTCAGCAGAGACAGAACATCGAGTGTTCAACACAGAAAAGGAAGCCTCAGTATTCTGCTGATGAGTACATAGAGCCTGAACATGAGCTGGACGGCAATCAG aTATACTATGCTCTTTATTCATTCACTGCACGCTGTGCAAATGAGCTGAGcatttcagccaatcagagagttAGAATCCTAGAGTTTCAGGACATGAATGGCAACCAGGAGTGGTGGCTGGGTGAGGCCGGAGGACGGCGGGGCTACGTACCTTCCACATACATCCGCAAGTCAGAGTACACCTGA
- the dnmbp gene encoding dynamin-binding protein isoform X2, which produces MEAGSVVRAVFEFLPSVSEELPLFTGDVVEVLSVVDEFWLLGIKDRVTGQFPSTFVESVTVPPTKAGEQLYVCISDFNSSEPDNLSLKRGDVVAGEGNVDAVWHRGRNAWGSRGLFPLSCVKELELSGRSKQLSERSAAAQDSDLPPYALGQGRALMSLHAQLDEELDFREGDLITIVAMPEPGWFQGELDGRTGIFPEGFVELLAPLRSLLPDNPMSHGQSQYLTCRMEEEEEKEEEEEERLKDSVERQTQEEDKEESGVYGIAQYDFRALEPEELDFDVGDRIQILKSLEDGWLEGQVRGRRGIFPHRFVKFEKQLEEQVPTVSGKNDTCEKEEGDSYASDHSCGQEDQAFQAHIQDGTSHEDYTVWDLDYFEKREECREACKRDTGSEISCQDRTTVQSLPQNQPDPRRQERPPPPLVHPSRTGNSGPRPLQRTNSGNLIPPRPQLPPRPSLHNRQNSTSNHSSPPEPPPVPNTRNTSLNRSNRSSSTLQSNSSWTRNKGYYASHDSRVPFSSRKSASQATNRQKKLTRHASVSDADLGTYGRGEHNIWSQEQGSNGLTMSHTLGSLSGDLEAKLTQQLLEFESSLPGRYGGNDEQPMRNNQCKDNFSRHFSIMDYSSESDIIKGFSHDSPLSSPSSSLERRKTLRPPPPRPRILRPPAPRGHTSLSNGQFCQQPYRPMRQAPRPPPPCPRPPMQHSNLLVSTEEEEGTPEEKVEEAEDALQREREIEQEREREQEQYRLLLRLEEVERDIDMYTHTAQELSAMLEEEGEEDEVARQQALENLEFCNFTVETLTLEQQQLREMTLLSAQPKSLEPAPASAATTEDPEQRMLEKRSKVIEELLQTERDYIKDLNMCKAEIIVPLQIKQVQNIDFDGLFGNIDSVIDLSTRLEEALQDTDSIGKVFLDFKSELEEVYKVYCQNHDDAIALLETYEKDENIQKQVLECLENLRGKTNYINLGSFLIKPVQRVMRYPLLLMELLNATPESHHDRKQLADAVSSVKEINVNINEYKRRKDLVVKYRKGDEDRLIDKISKLSMHSIIKKSNRVSSHLKHLTGIAPQIKDEAFDEAEKRFRLQERLIKSFIRDISLYLQHIRESASVKVLSAISFCDIYTERQKQLDPERFQRAHRCISDKQFTEFKERTEALVISPLNQLLSMFAGPHKLIQKRFDKLLDYDNCKERAERLKDKRVQEELQTARNNYEALNAQLLDELPKFHRAAEELFTNCMRGFAQAQRDFMFLTLGELSPLLQLPGIGGTEGNLVSLFQEEHSRVLQLLQSFSFFPENLPMPRKAYEKKTLEKPTSKKPLLNPPNCIMQTDEHRTGLLALYGPERLFQAERNFNAAQDLDVSIQEGDIVGVIKQQDPMGSQNRWLIDNGVTKGFVYSSFLKPYNPRQSHSDVSIESQSSNESGYGGSSPVFSRQNSNSTLTFNHETSSVSFSSGHTPNQASLRLSQDSNTSQRIPHTDTPSPSYPQTNQRDTPDSTYRNSSNQKELSETAVHNAANHRDYSETLSRNPANYRNSSNSSYTPPTNHRDPSDSSETDSCSSNKDSRHDASQRHTAYGSQQRQNIECSTQKRKPQYSADEYIEPEHELDGNQIYYALYSFTARCANELSISANQRVRILEFQDMNGNQEWWLGEAGGRRGYVPSTYIRKSEYT; this is translated from the exons ATGGAGGCAGGCAGCGTGGTGCGTGCTGTGTTTGAGTTCCTACCCAGTGTCTCAGAGGAGCTTCCTCTCTTTACCGGTGATGTTGTTGAAGTCCTTAGTGTAGTGGATGAGTTTTGGTTGCTCGGGATTAAAGACAGAGTCACAG GTCAGTTTCCAAGCACCTTTGTTGAATCTGTCACAGTTCCCCCTACAAAGGCAGGAGAGCAACTTTATGTGTGCATCAGTGACTTCAACTCCTCTGAGCCAGACAACCTGTCCCTGAAGAGAG GTGATGTGGTGGCTGGAGAGGGCAATGTAGATGCAGTTTGGCACAGGGGTCGGAATGCCTGGGGCTCACGTGGACTTTTTCCATTATCCTGTGTGAAGGAGCTGGAGCTATCGGGCCGCTCTAAGCAGCTGAGTGAGCGCAGTGCAGCTGCCCAAGATTCTGATCTGCCTCCTTATGCTCTGGGCCAGGGACGTGCTCTGATGAGCCTGCACGCCCAGCTGGATGAAGAGCTTGACTTTCGTGAAGGTGACCTCATCACTATAGTGGCCATGCCTGAGCCTGGTTGGTTCCAGGGTGAGCTGGACGGTAGGACAGGAATCTTTCCTGAGGGTTTCGTAGAGCTGCTTGCACCTTTGCGCTCACTCCTGCCTGACAATCCTATGAGCCATGGACAGAGTCAGTATCTCACCTGCAgaatggaggaagaggaggaaaaggaagaggaagaagaggagagacTGAAGGACAGTGTAGAAAGGCAGACCCAAGAAGAAGATAAAGAGGAATCTGGTGTGTATGGAATTGCACAGTATGATTTCCGAGCTCTGGAGCCGGAGGAGCTGGACTTTGATGTTGGGGACAGGATACAAATACTTAAAAGTCTAGAGGATGGGTGGCTTGAGGGGCAGGTGCGGGGCAGAAGGGGTATTTTCCCCCACCGCTTTGTTAAGTTTGAGAAACAGTTAGAGGAACAAGTGCCCACTGTAAGTGGAAAAAACGACACCTGTGAAAAAGAGGAAGGAGACAGTTATGCTTCTGATCATAGTTGTGGTCAAGAAGACCAAGCTTTCCAAGCACATATCCAGGATGGGACAAGCCATGAGGACTATACGGTGTGGGATCTGGACTACtttgagaaaagagaagaatgCAGAGAAGCCTGTAAAAGGGACACAGGGTCAGAAATCAGCTGTCAGGACAGAACAACAGTTCAGAGTCTGCCTCAGAATCAGCCAGATCCCAGGAGACAAGAGaggccaccaccaccacttgtCCATCCCAGTAGAACAGGCAATTCAGGCCCCAGGCCACTCCAGAGAACTAACTCAGGAAATCTGATTCCACCCAGACCACAGCTGCCTCCTCGCCCCAGCCTCCACAACAGACAGAACAGCACAAGTAATCACAGCAGCCCTCCTGAACCACCACCTGTTCCTaacaccaggaacaccagccTTAACCGATCTAATAGAAGTTCTTCAACTCTTCAGAGCAATTCATCCTGGACAAGGAACAAAGGCTACTATGCCTCACATGACAGCAGAGTCCCATTCAGCAGCAGAAAATCAGCCAGTCAAGCCACCAACAGACAGAAGAAGTTGACCCGTCATGCAAGTGTCAGCGATGCTGACCTGGGAACTTATGGGCGTGGGGAGCATAATATATGGTCTCAGGAGCAGGGCAGTAATGGACTAACCATGTCTCATACGTTAGGCTCTTTGTCTGGTGACCTAGAAGCCAAGTTGACCCAGCAGCTACTAGAGTTCGAAAGCAGCCTTCCAGGCAGATATGGAGGAAATGATGAGCAGCCCATGAGAAACAATCAATGTAAAGACAATTTTTCCCGCCACTTTTCTATCATGGACTACAGTAGCGAGAGTGACATCATCAAAGGCTTTTCCCATGATTCGCCCCTGTCTAGCCCCAGCTCATCTCTAGAAAGACGGAAAACACTGCGGCCCCCTCCTCCTCGTCCCAGGATTCTCAGACCACCAGCACCTCGTGGTCACACTTCTCTTAGCAATGGTCAATTTTGTCAACAGCCCTACAGGCCAATGCGACAAGCTCCACGGCCACCTCCACCTTGTCCTCGACCTCCTATGCAGCACTCCAACCTCTTGGTCTCaacagaggaagaggagggtaCACCGGAGGAAAAGGTGGAGGAGGCCGAAGATGCtctacagagggagagagagattgagcaagagagggaaagagagcagGAGCAATATAGACTTCTCCTGAGACTTGAGGAAGTAGAAAGAGACATTgatatgtacacacatacagcacaggAGTTGAGTGCCATGctagaggaagagggagaggaggatgaAGTGGCACGTCAGCAGGCCTTGGAGAATCTGGAGTTCTGCAACTTCACTGTGGAGACTCTCACACTGGAGCAACAGCAGTTGCGAG agaTGACTCTACTGTCGGCCCAGCCCAAATCGCTAGAACCTGCTCCAGCCTCTGCAGCCACCACAGAGGATCCTGAGCAAAGGATGTTAGagaaaaggtcaaaggtcatagAAGAGCTCCTGCAAACTGAGAGAGATTACATCAAAGACTTGAACATGTGTAAGGCAGAAATCATCGTACCTCTGCAGATAAAACAG GTCCAGAATATAGACTTCGATGGGCTCTTTGGCAACATCGACTCTGTAATTGATCTCTCCACACGTCTTGAAGAAGCTCTTCAGGACACTGACTCCATAG GAAAAGTGTTCTTGGACTTCAAATCAGAACTGGAAGAGGTGTACAAGGTCTACTGTCAGAATCATGATGATGCCATCGCCTTGCTGGAGACCTATGAGAAAGATGAAAACATTCAGAAGCAGGTGCTGGAATGCCTGGAGAACCTCAG gGGGAAGACCAACTACATAAATCTGGGTTCGTTCCTAATAAAGCCTGTACAGAGGGTGATGCGTTATCCGCTGCTGCTCATGGAGCTCTTGAATGCCACACCAGAGTCACACCATGACAGGAAGCAGCTTGCAGATGCAGTGTCATCTGTCAAAGAAATCAATGTCAACATCAATGAGTACAAAAGAAGAAAGGAcctgg TGGTGAAGTACCGCAAAGGGGATGAGGACAGACTCATTGACAAGATCTCCAAACTAAGCATGCACTCCATTATCAAGAAGTCAAACAGAGTGAGCAGTCACCTCAAACACCTGACTGGAATTGCACCACAG ATTAAAGATGAAGCTTTTGATGAGGCGGAGAAGCGATTTAGACTCCAGGAGAGATTAATCAAGTCCTTTATCAGGGATATCTCTCTTTATCTGCAGCACATAAGG GAGTCAGCCTCTGTAAAGGTGCTGTCAGCCATCAGCTTCTGTGATATCTACACAGAGCGACAGAAACAACTGGATCCAGAGCGCTTCCAAAGAGCTCATCGGTGTATCAGTGACAAGCAGTTCACTGAATTT aaaGAGAGGACAGAGGCTCTGGTCATCTCTCCCCTCAACCAGCTGCTTTCCATGTTTGCTGGTCCACACAAGCTGATCCAGAAGCGCTTTGACAAGCTACTCGACTATGATAACTGTAAGGAGCGAGCAGAGAGGTTAAAAGATAAACGTGTGCAGGAAGAGCTGCAAACAGCAAGGAACAACTACGAGGCCCTGAATGCCCAGCTGCTGGACGAGCTTCCCAAATTTCATCGTGCTGCTGAAGAGCTCTTCACCAACTGCATGCGAGGCTTTGCTCAGGCACAGAGAGACTTCATGTTTCTCACACTGGGAGAGCTCTCTCCACTCCTGCAG CTGCCAGGTATAGGAGGCACGGAGGGGAACCTGGTGTCACTGTTTCAGGAAGAGCACAGCAGAGTTCTCCAGCTTTTACAAAGCTTCAGCTTCTTCCCAGAGAACCTTCCCATGCCACGCAAAGCCTATGAAAAGAAAACCCTTGAGAAACCGACTTCCAAGAAGCCGCTTCTAAACCCT CCAAATTGCATAATGCAGACTGATGAGCATCGGACAGGGCTACTTGCTCTCTACGGCCCAGAGAGACTATTCCAGGCTGAAAGAAATTTTAATGCTGCACAAGACCTGGATGTGTCCATTCAGGAGGGTGATATTGTGGGAGTCATCAAACAGCAAGACCCCATGGGCAGTCAGAATCGATGGCTTATAGATAACGGTG TCACAAAGGGCTTTGTTTACAGCTCCTTCTTAAAGCCCTATAACCCACGACAAAGCCATTCAGATGTTTCTATTGAGAGTCAGTCTTCCAATGAGTCAGGATATGGTGGCTCCTCCCCTGTGTTCTCACGACAGAACAGCAACAGCACACTGACATTTAACCATGAGACATCTTCCGTCAGCTTCTCTTCGGGTCACACTCCAAACCAGGCATCACTACGCCTCTCTCAGGACTCTAACACCTCCCAGAGGATTCCCCACACCGATACTCCATCACCAAGCTACCCTCAGACTAATCAGAGGGATACCCCTGACTCTACCTATAGAAATTCCTCCAATCAGAAAGAACTGTCTGAGACTGCTGTTCATAATGCTGCCAATCACAGAGACTATTCAGAGACTTTGTCCCGAAATCCTGCCAATTACAGAAATTCCTCTAACTCCAGTTACACTCCACCAACTAATCACAGAGACCCCTCAGACTCTTCAGAGACAGACTCTTGTTCATCCAATAAAGACTCTAGACACGATGCATCACAGAGGCACACAGCTTATGGCTCTCAGCAGAGACAGAACATCGAGTGTTCAACACAGAAAAGGAAGCCTCAGTATTCTGCTGATGAGTACATAGAGCCTGAACATGAGCTGGACGGCAATCAG aTATACTATGCTCTTTATTCATTCACTGCACGCTGTGCAAATGAGCTGAGcatttcagccaatcagagagttAGAATCCTAGAGTTTCAGGACATGAATGGCAACCAGGAGTGGTGGCTGGGTGAGGCCGGAGGACGGCGGGGCTACGTACCTTCCACATACATCCGCAAGTCAGAGTACACCTGA